In a single window of the Ciona intestinalis unplaced genomic scaffold, KH HT001067.1, whole genome shotgun sequence genome:
- the LOC100187123 gene encoding ribosomal L1 domain-containing protein 1 (The sequence of the model RefSeq protein was modified relative to this genomic sequence to represent the inferred CDS: added 51 bases not found in genome assembly), translating to MVLSVFSEENNPIPREQLHKAAEALLKVVKTQKKNEILAETCRINLVIAMNRIPSRKMKKVFIPLPHPVFTTSSEICVFTKDVESKDIEKSQEHYEDLFRNKVGFVPKFIPLTSMKKDYKSFEAKLALCGSYDLFLSDARITRLLPPLIGKHFFTKAKNPRDIDLTATDLKKEFFNRISHARWLITAHGDTTMIHAASSNLTAEQIADNLEHCISAVVSQLPRGWSNVRALRIKTNDSIAIPVYINTIEAEDTKVKDMEEMDYIEKNKKRKSEKGLLAPKKKPKIQLRKRKVEPKKVEPKN from the exons CTACACAAAGCTGCAGAAGCATTGTTAAAAGTTGTGAAAAcacaaaagaaaaatgaaattctTGCCGAAACTTGTCGAATAAACCTCGTTATTGCAATGAACAGAATTCCTTCGAGGAAgatgaaaaaagtttttat TCCACTACCCCACCCAGTGTTCACGACTTCATCGGAGATTTGTGTTTTCACGAAAGACGTCGAAAGTAAAGACATCGAAAAATCACAAGAACATTATGAAGATTTATTCAGAAATAAAGTTGGTTTTGTCCCCAAG TTCATCCCACTTACTTCAATGAAGAAAGATTACAAATCCTTCGAAGCGAAACTAGCCTTATGTGGATCTTATGATTTGTTCCTCAGTGATGCACGAATAACAAGATTATTACCTCCATTAATTGGGaaacacttttttacaaaagcaaa AAATCCAAGAGATATTGACTTAACTGCCACTGATCTTAAGAAGGAATTCTTCAACAGAATATCTCATGCTAGATGGTTAATAACTG CCCACGGTGACACAACCATGATACACGCTGCTTCATCGAACTTAACAGCCGAACAAATAGCTGACAATCTTGAGCATTGTATAAGCGCGGTTGTGTCACAACTTCCAAGG GGTTGGAGCAACGTAAGAGCTTTACGGATCAAAACGAACGATTCCATCGCAATCCCGGTGTATATTAACACTATAGAAGCTGAGGATACCAAGGTAAAAGACATGGAGGAAATGGACTATATTGAAAAGAACAAGAAAAGGAAATCTGAAAAG GGGTTGTTAGCACCGAAAAAGAAACCAAAAATACAACTTAGGAAAAGAAAAGTTGAACCAAAAAAAGTTGAACcaaaaaattag
- the LOC100186306 gene encoding UBX domain-containing protein 6-like — protein sequence MKSFFNKLKTEAKFSRAGPGHKLTDDTRTRPTDPGPSNAPNVRTQPMSSSQMNAGCAALARHDEKSKQVKTVVPKVIKNKPVKVADNGMGNNERSSPTPSPRTSMETYVGFISPFTNEVVTKPNLQNHLRENFILNLGQNGVTVAVQMMKTLNTSQDKVQAAVDIIIRYIDNIIAHPGEEKYQKIRKNNKVFTEKVASVEGAEEFLEAAGFQKRMGENDEIYFILNDTEVDSLKSSKESLQTTGRLQVKIHRDRKIILIKDGPPSPVVLSNDFFKLTSQEVKQEQIARTEEIELNKQLRTKAMRESTKSSPIHRYTIIRIKFPDAKILQGTFRASETVSALNEFIRDNINFEWAVFTLKTSIGETVSDESLTLANADLVPTSLLNLVWNEEIRTQVRQEQGVELSLKT from the exons atgaaaagtttttttaacaaattaaaaacagaagCAAAGTTCTCTAGGGCAGGACCAGGACATAAACTTACAGATGATACGAG AACCAGACCCACTGACCCTGGTCCATCGAACGCACCAAATGTTCGAACCCAACCAATGTCGTCGTCGCAGATGAACGCTGGGTGTGCTGCGTTGGCACGACATGAtgaaaaaagcaaacaagTTAAAACCGTCGTTCCGAAAGTAATAAAGAACAAACCAGTTAAG GTTGCTGACAATGGGATGGGAAACAATGAAAGAAGTTCACCAACAC CATCACCACGTACGAGCATGGAGACGTATGTGGGTTTCATATCTCCATTCACCAATGAAGTTGTTACGAAACCTAATTTACAAAATCATTTGCgtgaaaactttattttg AACCTGGGTCAAAATGGCGTCACAGTTGCCGTGCAGATGATGAAAACATTGAACACAAGCCAGGATAAAGTGCAAGCTGCAGTTGATATTATTATTAG ATACATAGACAACATCATAGCCCACCCTGGTGaagaaaaatatcaaaaaatacgaaaaaataacaaagtttttactGAAAAAGTTGCTTCTGTTGAGGGGGCCGAAGAATTCCTTGAAGCAGCTGGGTTTCAAAAAAGAATGGGAGAAAATG atgaaatatattttatcctAAACGACACCGAAGTGGATTCGTTGAAAAGTTCAAAAGAAAGTTTGCAAACAACGGGACGCCTTCAAGTTAAGATTCATCGAGATAGGAAG ATCATCTTAATCAAAGATGGACCCCCGTCACCAGTTGTACTTTCAAACGACTTTTTCAAATTAACTTCCCAGGAAGTAAAACAAGAACAAATCGCAAG GACTGAGGaaattgaattaaacaaacaattacgGACAAAAGCAATGAGAGAATCAACAAAAAGCTCCCCCATACACAGATATACTATCATACGAATCAAGTTTCCTGATGCAAAGATCCTGCAAG GTACGTTCCGTGCCAGTGAAACAGTTTCTGCCTTGAATGAATTCATCCGAGATAATATCAACTTTGAATGGGCGGTATTTACGTTGAAAACATCGATTGGAGAAACTGTATCTGATGAAAGTCTTACTCTAGCAAATGCAGATTTG GTACCGACCTCCCTGTTAAACCTCGTGTGGAATGAAGAGATTCGAACTCAAGTACGACAAGAACAAGGGGTGGAATTGTCTCTTAAAACATGA